A DNA window from Gillisia sp. Hel1_33_143 contains the following coding sequences:
- the rplT gene encoding 50S ribosomal protein L20: MPRSVNSVAKRARRKKVLKQAKGYFGRRKNVWTVAKNAVDKAMLYAYRDRKVKKRNFRSLWIMRINAAARLHGMSYSQFMGGMKANSIGLNRKVLADLAMNQPEAFKALVDKVK; encoded by the coding sequence ATGCCAAGATCAGTAAATTCAGTTGCTAAAAGAGCCAGAAGAAAAAAGGTTTTAAAGCAAGCAAAAGGTTACTTTGGACGTCGTAAAAACGTTTGGACTGTAGCTAAAAACGCGGTTGATAAAGCAATGCTTTATGCTTACAGAGACCGTAAGGTTAAGAAGAGAAATTTCCGTTCATTATGGATTATGCGTATTAACGCTGCAGCCAGATTACATGGAATGTCTTATTCTCAATTTATGGGTGGAATGAAAGCTAACAGTATCGGTTTGAACAGAAAAGTTCTTGCAGATTTAGCTATGAATCAGCCAGAAGCGTTTAAAGCTTTAGTAGAC